One Marmota flaviventris isolate mMarFla1 chromosome 17, mMarFla1.hap1, whole genome shotgun sequence genomic window, TGGtggtattcttttctcttttaaactttttctcttcctaCCACATTCAGCATAAACAAGAGAAGTAACTGTCAGTCTGTTCATGCCCTCTCTGTCCCCATCCCAAGCACAGAAGTGGAAATTTCAGAGACTCACAGCTGAACAGATGGGGCGGAAGGACATGAGACGCTCAATGTGGTAGGCATTGCTCCCACTCCAGGCATCCCATCGAGGGTATTCTCCTCTCTCCAGGATAAACTGTTGCCCACAGAAGCTGGTATGCTCATAACCAATCCAGCTGCCAAAGACAGGTAGTGGTTTCATTCATGATATTCAAAGTCTATATGGCCTCAGGGATAAGGCATCTTTCATTTAAATAAGTTTATAATGGATAAAATATCAAAGCAATCCCAATAGAACCATACAAAGTAATAAATTTATCATAAGGGGGGAAATGAGCTGGGAGCTACACTAAGCAGGTTTGTAAATGCATTTGTTTTGAGATTATCCACTGAAAGGATCTACTTCACTGGCTCAGTAATGTGTGTTAGCAAAGTGatctttcttcccccaccccaagtCACCTATTCTCTATCTTGAGCTCCAGGTTCATGATCTAGTGACTGACTATTGCTTTGACTCCAGTCAAACCTGCAAGGAGGCAAAGAGATGAATAGTCAGCTGATGAACAACTAAACTTGTTTTCTTGTCACTTTGTGGGTTCTTTCTCCTGCTACCTCATACTGAAAATACCCTCATACCCTGAAAACACCCTTGCTCAGTTTTTCACAATTGGGTCTTGGTTACTGATGACATCTTAAGGTGTTGTCCATTTTAGGGTTGCTGTTTTGGTGGCAAACAGCTTGTGGAATGTTGGCCATATGCAAATTTAGTTCTGCCTTGATTATTATTGTTGTgtgtggtgggttttttttttgttgttgttgtttgtttgtttgtttttttggtgctagggattgaacccagggcctagtacatgcaaggcaagcactctaccaactgagctatatccccagccctgtcagttctgccttgaacttgtgctctcTTAGGCCAAAGGAGAGTCCTCTCTTTGCGTGTTTTCACATTAATGATAAAGGCCTGGATCAGTCTGCTGAGagtcagaaaacaaaagcaagagaaTCTTCCTCACCAAGATTGACCATCAACAAGGGACTTGTGGGAGGCTAGAAACTGATAGGTCTCTGGAGTCTTGTGTTGAATTCCTTTTTATATGGAGAAATTACATAATAGTGTCTTTTCTAGGACATTCATGAAGTGAGTTTGCCATAAAAAGGCTGCCACTTGGCAGTTTCTTCTCCTTACCTATATTTTGTAGACATGACAAATACGAGGGCCTGTAATTATTTTGAGGGAATCCTAGGTAGCATCCTGTTTGCTACAAAAGCATGGACCTGATTACTGTTACTGCTCCCACCcgattgtgtatatttatttaatttcactcCTCCACCAAATCTGGTACCAAGCCACTAAAAACCTTATTTTCCTTCTAGCTTTTGATTACTAAATTATGCATGGAGGTCAAGAAGTGACTAGTGGATTAGTGTCTAGGGAACATTATACCCCTATCCCTATCTATATCTAAAGGGACCTGAAACAGGGGCCTGTCATTCTACTGAGATCCATACTCACGCGCCACATTCCACCTTGAGGGACCTGACATTATCAAAACTGCGCTCAGAGACATTTGGGCAGGAGCTGGTGAACTCCATCCGCTTGCCCTGGAAGTTCTCCTGATCGTAGATGGTTATCTGAAATGGGATAGAATGGGGCAAGAAAGCTAGAACCTGGTACAGCATGAAAAAGAGAAGCTTAACTAGGGTCTATCCTGTATTTTCCATCACCAGCATTAGCCCATCAGGCCTAATGAAGTCTCTTCCAGTGTAGACAGGATAGAAAAGGGTTTGAATTAACACTACTGGTTGGTGATATGCAGTGCTCAGGATAGGAATAAGATCTGTGGGGGGACTGGTTTATAACAGGAGATTCTTGTCAGGGGTGAAGATTAGCCCAATGGCAGACCAAAGGGCTTGTGTACTCTTCAAAGCTTCGTAAATAAGTGTGGCCCAGAGGCCAGAGTTCAGAGAGTCCCAGGAGCTCCTTGTAGATTACTACTTAGCTTCTTCAGCCACACTCACTATAAAAACCTGAAGTGTATAGGGAGGGTTTGATAAACCTCCTTGATCCCTTCATCTAGAATTTGGCTCTTGAACCTGGCCAGAGGACAACTCCTGAAGCTGTAAACTGGCCTCAGAGTTGACAAGTGATGGGGGCAGGGTAGGATGTGCTGGGAAAGGACTGAGGATCAGCACTTCAACCCATGGTTAACCTCAAACTCAGGTTGATAGAATACCTGGGTCCTATGGCTTATTTAGGATCTGATGCCAAATCTCTCTTCACTTATGCCTTCTTTCTCACTGGGCATAATCCCCTCTGGGCTACTCTATTTTGAGATGATTTTAGCAGTGCAGAGGAGAGTTGACCAGAAACTAAATATCATCTCTCACCCATCATGAGTTTCCAGGGTAATTCTTCCTCTGTCTTAACAAGTGGCACCCTGAGAGATCTTTCGACAGTGTCCAGATGTTGGGTGGACTCTCCCCTTATGGACTGGTGTTTTATTGATTGGCCACTGTCTCATGATCAAGTATAGCCCTGTTGGCTTCTCTGTAGCAGCACTCAACACTGCTTTGTGGGATCCCTTGATTTTCCACATGATAGGGGTGGGCTTACCTTCCATGGCCCCAAGGACCCAGGCATAGGGTTGGTCTGAGCCATCTTGGTGGTTGGAATGGTTTCTGGAAGACAGATCACACACCAGTGATGTGACTTCTGGGCAGGGAGAGTGAGGTGAGAGAGcatagggaaaaggaaaagcagcCAGCAGTTCAACAGACAGACTTTGGTTGGGGTCCTGACTCTGACACTTACTACCTGAGCCTCAGGTTTCCCATTGGGATAGTTCTACATGCAGAGTTATTATAAGGATTAGAAGCAATGTAGCAGGTAAAGCACAAGCATTGTGACCTTGTGATAAATGTGGCTTCTGTCCTTTTGATTGCCTCTAGGTGATAGCATCGCCCAGTCTCACATACTCCAATATCAACTTTTTGGCAAGGGTCTAGTCCAGACCCTTCATGCCACTGGCCACACAGCATGCCATGATCCCCTCCATCCTCCCCACACCGACTCAAGGGCAGCCTGAGCTCTGACCCTTTACTCTTAACTGGCTTCTCATAGCATTTACACTGACTGGCTCTACTGCCTGGGCATGGTACCATTCTCTCCCTGCTTCTCTATCTTCTAGACTTACCTCGTCTTGATCTTGCTGCCTCACAGAGATTTTCTTGCTTCCTCCATCCTGCAGCTACTAGCTTTctccctgtatttttttttaacttttttaaaagttgtagatggacacaatatctttgttttatttatttatttttgtgtatgatgctgaggatcgaacccaatgtctcactcatgtgaggtg contains:
- the Cryba1 gene encoding beta-crystallin A3, with the protein product METQTVQRELETIPTTKMAQTNPMPGSLGPWKITIYDQENFQGKRMEFTSSCPNVSERSFDNVRSLKVECGAWIGYEHTSFCGQQFILERGEYPRWDAWSGSNAYHIERLMSFRPICSANHKESKITIFEKENFIGRQWEICDDYPSLQAMGWFNNEVGSMKIQSGAWVCYQYPGYRGYQYILECDHHGGDYKHWREWGSHAQTSQIQSIRRIQQ